A single region of the Rhodococcus sp. W8901 genome encodes:
- a CDS encoding bifunctional aminoglycoside phosphotransferase/ATP-binding protein, translated as MDTRTGGSADDSAEQPFAALHETHSGVVFLLGDRVYKAKKPIRTDFLDFSTRAARVAVCAREVELNRRLAPDVYLGMTELRDPDGRDGEPLVVMTRMPEKARLSALLRSEVPVQDRVDEIADLIARFHRSAHRGPHVDHEGTIEAVRRRWRNNFRETRTMPQDVVCDDRLDALERTVNRFLDGRGQLFADRITQARIVDGHGDLLADDIFCLRDGPRVLDCLEFDDRLRYVDGLDDAACLAMDLEFQGRADLATRFLDRYTGQADDAAPDALRHHYIAYRAFMRAKVDCVRHLQGRSESAQDALRHTALAAEHLRRGAVRLALVGGLPASGKSTVAARLAESVGALLLSSDAIRRDLFADERGRDPAPGFRGGRYSTESTDRVYATILGRAREALGRGISVVLDASWTDARLRRRAEAMASDAVADLVALRCVAPPAVTESRLRARAATERDHDSEATPDIARAMAQRADAWPGATDIDTSGPLQDSLHAAVRHWAAPSGNR; from the coding sequence TTGGACACTCGCACCGGAGGTTCCGCGGACGATTCCGCCGAGCAGCCGTTCGCGGCCCTGCACGAGACCCATTCCGGCGTCGTGTTCCTCCTCGGCGATCGCGTCTACAAGGCGAAGAAGCCGATACGCACCGACTTCCTCGACTTCAGCACGCGCGCGGCCCGCGTCGCGGTGTGCGCCCGGGAGGTCGAACTGAACCGTCGTCTCGCGCCCGACGTCTATCTCGGCATGACGGAACTCCGTGACCCGGACGGCCGCGACGGCGAACCCCTCGTCGTGATGACCCGGATGCCCGAGAAGGCGCGGCTGTCGGCCCTGCTGCGTTCGGAGGTGCCGGTCCAGGATCGGGTCGATGAGATCGCCGACCTGATCGCAAGATTCCATCGAAGCGCGCACCGCGGCCCGCACGTCGATCACGAGGGGACCATCGAGGCGGTCCGCCGGCGGTGGCGCAACAACTTTCGCGAGACTCGGACGATGCCGCAGGACGTCGTCTGCGACGACCGCCTGGACGCGCTCGAGCGCACCGTGAACAGGTTCCTCGACGGGCGCGGGCAGTTGTTCGCGGACCGCATCACGCAAGCCCGGATCGTCGACGGCCACGGCGACCTGCTGGCGGACGACATCTTCTGCCTCCGCGACGGTCCACGCGTCCTGGACTGTCTCGAGTTCGACGACCGACTCCGGTACGTCGACGGCCTCGACGACGCCGCCTGCCTCGCGATGGATCTCGAGTTCCAGGGCCGCGCCGACCTGGCGACCCGTTTCCTGGACCGGTACACCGGTCAGGCCGACGACGCTGCGCCCGACGCGCTGCGCCACCACTACATCGCCTACCGCGCCTTCATGCGGGCCAAGGTCGACTGTGTCCGGCACCTGCAGGGCCGGTCCGAGTCCGCGCAGGACGCACTTCGCCACACCGCACTGGCCGCGGAACACCTGCGCCGCGGGGCGGTTCGCCTCGCCCTGGTGGGAGGGCTGCCCGCGTCCGGTAAGTCCACGGTCGCGGCGCGCCTGGCGGAATCGGTGGGCGCGCTGCTGCTGTCGAGCGACGCGATCCGCCGTGACCTGTTCGCCGACGAACGCGGCCGCGACCCGGCCCCCGGATTCCGCGGCGGCCGGTACTCCACCGAATCCACGGACCGGGTATACGCGACGATCCTGGGCCGGGCCCGCGAGGCCCTGGGGCGGGGCATCTCCGTCGTCCTCGACGCGTCGTGGACGGACGCCCGGCTGCGCCGGCGGGCCGAGGCGATGGCGTCGGACGCCGTCGCCGACCTGGTCGCGCTGCGATGCGTCGCCCCGCCGGCGGTCACCGAGTCGCGACTGCGGGCCCGCGCCGCCACCGAACGCGACCACGACTCGGAGGCCACGCCCGACATTGCCCGCGCCATGGCGCAGCGGGCCGACGCCTGGCCCGGGGCGACCGATATCGACACATCCGGGCCGCTGCAGGACTCGCTGCACGCCGCCGTGCGCCACTGGGCCGCGCCGTCCGGCAACCGATGA
- a CDS encoding 4Fe-4S dicluster domain-containing protein encodes MNAVIDRRALDDLIRVLRGDGRRVVGPTVRDSAIVLAELESGTQLPDGWGVFTAPGEYRLRRRDDQAVFAHSSGPMSFKQYLHPAHRVLWSCDDGEFSAPVDPPPAYVFLGVRGCDLAAIRTLHRVLSAESDSYSARVLRNLIVIAVNCTEPGGVCFCASMGTGPDVAADYDLSLTEHVDDDGHWFLVDVGTETGQHLLDRIPHRAAADAETEDCRAAVTAAAGAMGREMPDVDLRALLRAARDEPVWEEVAARCLTCGNCTMVCPTCFCTTTEDVSELTSDHTERRQHWSSCFELDYSHLHGGNVRTSGESRYRQWMTHKLGTWFDQFGSSGCVGCGRCIDWCPVGIDITEEAARLTGALPGAGQSP; translated from the coding sequence ATGAACGCAGTCATCGATCGGCGCGCACTCGACGATCTGATCCGAGTGTTGCGCGGCGACGGTCGCCGAGTCGTGGGACCGACGGTCCGCGACAGCGCGATTGTGCTCGCCGAGCTCGAGTCGGGCACACAACTGCCCGACGGGTGGGGTGTGTTCACAGCCCCCGGCGAGTATCGGTTGCGCCGCCGCGACGACCAGGCCGTATTTGCGCACTCGTCGGGCCCGATGTCGTTCAAGCAGTACCTGCATCCCGCGCACCGGGTGCTGTGGTCGTGCGACGACGGCGAATTCTCGGCGCCGGTGGACCCGCCGCCGGCATATGTGTTCCTCGGTGTCCGCGGCTGCGACCTCGCCGCGATCCGGACGCTGCACCGGGTCCTGTCAGCGGAATCCGACAGTTACTCCGCCCGCGTGCTGAGGAATCTGATCGTGATCGCAGTCAACTGCACCGAGCCGGGCGGAGTGTGCTTCTGTGCCTCGATGGGCACCGGTCCCGACGTCGCCGCCGACTACGACCTCTCCCTGACCGAGCACGTGGACGACGACGGGCACTGGTTCCTCGTCGACGTCGGCACCGAGACCGGGCAGCACCTGCTCGACCGGATCCCGCACCGCGCCGCGGCTGACGCCGAGACCGAGGACTGCCGCGCCGCGGTGACGGCGGCGGCCGGCGCGATGGGCCGGGAGATGCCCGACGTCGATCTGCGCGCGCTGCTGCGCGCCGCGCGCGACGAACCGGTGTGGGAAGAGGTCGCGGCCCGCTGCCTGACCTGCGGGAACTGCACCATGGTGTGCCCGACGTGTTTCTGCACCACCACCGAGGACGTCAGCGAACTCACCAGCGACCACACCGAGCGCCGGCAGCACTGGTCATCGTGCTTCGAACTCGATTACTCGCACCTGCACGGCGGCAACGTCCGCACCAGCGGCGAGAGCCGCTACCGCCAGTGGATGACGCACAAACTGGGTACCTGGTTCGATCAGTTCGGCAGCTCGGGGTGCGTCGGCTGCGGCCGGTGCATCGACTGGTGTCCCGTCGGCATCGACATCACCGAGGAGGCGGCGCGGCTGACCGGTGCGCTGCCCGGAGCCGGGCAGTCGCCGTGA
- a CDS encoding 1-phosphofructokinase family hexose kinase, which translates to MPAIVTLTMNPALDISTSAEAVGPTDKIRCAEPRYDPGGGGINVARIARVLGESVVAVFPVGSATGTVLGALLDREGVWNRRVPIDGATRESLTVDELSTGDQFRFVLPGPHMSLADQERCLALLAEVARDAQLVVASGSLPPGAPPDFYARVVAMTRNLGARCIVDTSGEPLRHIDAGVYLLKPSIRELRELAGRDLVDEPDQVRAARELVAEGRCEVVVVSLGARGAIAVTAESAEQFAALPVRFRSGVGAGDAMVAGITVGLARNWCLHDAVRLGIAAGAAMLTTAGTRVCRREEIENLYRRTRDATTVEVDSAETTERQGS; encoded by the coding sequence ATGCCGGCGATCGTCACGCTGACCATGAATCCGGCGCTCGATATCTCGACGAGCGCCGAGGCTGTGGGGCCGACCGACAAGATTCGCTGCGCGGAGCCCCGCTACGACCCCGGTGGTGGAGGGATCAACGTCGCACGGATCGCGCGCGTGTTGGGGGAGTCCGTGGTCGCGGTGTTCCCGGTCGGCTCGGCGACCGGAACGGTCCTGGGCGCGCTGTTGGATCGCGAGGGTGTGTGGAACCGTCGGGTTCCCATCGACGGCGCCACCCGGGAGAGTCTCACTGTCGACGAACTGAGCACCGGGGACCAGTTCCGGTTCGTGCTGCCGGGCCCGCACATGAGCCTGGCCGACCAGGAACGCTGCCTCGCCCTACTCGCGGAGGTGGCCCGGGACGCCCAGCTCGTGGTGGCCAGCGGGAGCCTGCCCCCGGGCGCCCCACCGGACTTCTACGCGCGGGTCGTCGCAATGACACGCAATCTCGGCGCCCGCTGCATCGTGGACACGTCCGGCGAACCGCTCCGCCACATCGACGCCGGCGTGTACCTACTGAAGCCGAGCATCCGCGAGCTCCGGGAGCTGGCCGGTCGCGATCTGGTCGACGAACCCGACCAGGTCCGGGCCGCACGCGAACTCGTGGCAGAGGGTCGATGCGAGGTGGTGGTGGTCTCGCTGGGGGCGCGCGGTGCCATCGCGGTCACCGCCGAATCTGCCGAGCAATTCGCAGCGCTCCCCGTCCGTTTCCGCAGCGGGGTCGGCGCCGGAGACGCGATGGTTGCCGGCATCACCGTCGGCCTCGCCCGGAATTGGTGCCTGCACGACGCCGTCCGCCTCGGCATCGCGGCCGGCGCCGCGATGCTCACCACCGCGGGTACCCGTGTGTGCCGGCGCGAGGAGATCGAGAATCTGTACCGCCGCACCCGAGACGCCACTACCGTGGAAGTCGACAGCGCGGAGACGACCGAAAGGCAGGGGTCATGA